One part of the Amaranthus tricolor cultivar Red isolate AtriRed21 chromosome 16, ASM2621246v1, whole genome shotgun sequence genome encodes these proteins:
- the LOC130802166 gene encoding O-fucosyltransferase 27-like isoform X2 yields MGPNKGVGFSIPTCKSSRTLCCLQSTGFLFVRVRGGFHEIRNAISDAVAVARLLNATLVIPEILSTTSTKGISSEFKSFAYLYNEDQFMAALVKDVNIVKTLPKNLKEARRKKAVPLYKVPNSASVYFYLHQVLPMLKKHSIVELVVSDGGCLQSNLPPNLEEYQRLRCRVAFHALQFRREVQELATNILRRLRVPGKPFIAYEPGLTREALAYYGCAELFQDVHTELIQHKRSWMLKRGIINGRLSVDSAAQRLNGSCPLMPEEVGLILRAYGYRSDTVIYVSGGEIFGGQRILIPLHAMFDNVVDRTSLSTSYELTRLYGRESNSAEPPPRVRPAAVEVRKIEAWKNAGPRPRPLPPPPARPKYPYNIEGWWGWVAESDNEPDSTMMELRTNAHKLLWEAIDYIVCVEADVFIPGFDRDGKGRPNLASLVMGHRLYQSASSVTFRPNRKEVAKLIDDLRESMHPANRTWLSSIRNHLRKTLLDGPTEAFNTSKPLSFLSHPVPECSCSRGKNNPPNGFNPRVAFKIRRICPAWMGIDQNSRQKEKESDGEVYSDDGFISSFFFGRGMDNQGASNGGNGSREESQFEDQEIENGER; encoded by the exons CTTGCAATCAACGGGCTTTCTTTTTGTCAGGGTTCGAGGAGGCTTTCATGAAATCCGAAATGCG ATCTCAGATGCTGTTGCAGTAGCACGGTTGCTCAATGCTACTCTTGTGATCCCCGAGATCCTCTCAACCACTAGCACCAAGGGAATTAG CTCAGAGTTCAAAAGTTTTGCTTATTTATACAATGAAGATCAGTTCATGGCAGCATTAGTCAAAGATGTTAATATCGTCAAAACTCTTCCTAAGAATCTTAAGGAGGCGAGGAGAAAAAAAGCAGTCCCTTTATATAAGGTGCCAAACTCAGCATCTGTTTATTTCTATCTGCATCAAGTTTTGCCAATGTTGAAGAAGCACTCCATTGTCGAACTTGTGGTCTCGGATGGTGGCTGTTTGCAG TCAAACCTTCCTCCTAATCTTGAAGAGTATCAAAGATTGAGATGTAGGGTTGCTTTTCATGCTCTTCAGTTCCGCCGAGAAGTCCAAGAGCTTGCAACCAATATTTTGAGAAG ATTACGAGTCCCTGGAAAGCCATTCATTGCATATGAACCAGGTCTGACCAGAGAGGCGTTGGCATACTATGGATGCGCGGAACTTTTCCAG GATGTGCATACGGAACTGATTCAACACAAAAGGTCATGGATGCTAAAACGGGGAATCATTAATGGAAGACTTTCTGTGGATTCCGCTGCCCAAAGGCTCAATGGGTCTTGTCCGCTCATGCCAGAAGAG GTTGGTCTCATTCTCCGTGCTTACGGATATCGGTCCGACACTGTGATATACGTCTCGGGTGGAGAAATATTCGGCGGCCAGAGAATACTCATTCCTTTGCATGCAATGTTTGATAATGTTGTCGATAGGACTTCCCTCAGCACTAGTTATGAGCTAACTAGATTATATGGCCGCGAGTCAAATTCTGCCGAACCTCCACCTAGGGTTCGTCCTGCAGCGGTGGAAGTAAGGAAAATAGAAGCATGGAAAAATGCGGGCCCACGACCCCGTCCATTACCACCCCCTCCAGCACGGCCGAAGTATCCATATAATATTGAAGGGTGGTGGGGTTGGGTAGCGGAGAGTGATAATGAGCCTGATAGTACCATGATGGAGCTACGAACTAATGCTCATAAGTTGCTTTGGGAGGCCATTGATTATATCGTCTGTGTTGAAGCTGATGTTTTTATACCGGGATTTGATCGTGATGGTAAGGGACGCCCAAATTTAGCAAGCTTGGTTATGGGGCACCGTCTTTATCAGTCCGCTTCTTCTGTGACATTTAGGCCAAACAG AAAAGAAGTAGCCAAATTGATAGATGATCTTCGGGAGAGTATGCACCCAGCTAACCGAACATGGCTTTCATCAATACGCAATCATTTACGAAAAACATTGCTCGATGGTCCTACGGAAGCATTTAACACGTCAAAACCACTGTCCTTTCTGTCACATCCCGTTCCCGAGTGTTCTTGTTCAAGGGGAAAAAACAATCCTCCTAATGGTTTCAACCCTCGAGTTGCTTTTAAGATTCGAAGAATTTGCCCTGCCTGGATGGGCATCGATCAAAACTCGAgacaaaaagaaaaggaaagcgATGGCGAAGTTTATTCCGATGATGGCTTTATATCATCGTTTTTCTTCGGGCGGGGAATGGATAATCAAGGGGCAAGTAATGGAGGAAATGGAAGCCGAGAAGAGTCACAGTTCGAGGACCAAGAGATCGAAAACGGGGAAAGATGA
- the LOC130802168 gene encoding transcription factor BIM2 isoform X3: MVRTVIPPHHQHHEDNDAEDIATDTDTYPHREGKSAEHKPNNYRLKHSETEQRRRSKINERFQILKDLIIPNDQKRDKASLLLEVIEYVQYLQEKLQVYEGSYHQKANHGLVDNYVNHSQAMRNGFLDENTAIQPMTSMQGSVESEYSGEFPHRADHATGSVNAVVPLSIPLQPCPYPPGKGLQLIENLSSHPEPSTAKGFTIVTEDRTFDRGSISVSDVYSQGLHKRLAHSLQTSGVDISHANISVQLDVGKQVRRCSNSVAPSTECLRNGNSFVLFL, from the exons ATGGTGAGAACTGTAATACCTCCTCATCACCAGCATCACGAAGATAATGACGCCGAAGATATTGCTACTGATACCGACACTTATCCTCACCGAG AAGGCAAAAGCGCGGAGCATAAACCTAATAATTATAGGTTAAAACATTCCGAGACTGAACAGCGTCGGAGGAGTAAAATCAATGAAAG GTTCCAAATATTGAAAGATCTGATTATCCCTAATGATCAAAAGAGAGATAAAGCTTCACTCTTGCTAGAG GTTATAGAGTACGTTCAATATCTACAAGAGAAGTTACAAGTGTATGAAGGGTCCTATCATCAA AAAGCCAATCATGGGCTAGTGGACAACTATGTTAATCATTCACAGGCCATGAGAAATGGCTTTTTGGACGAGAATACTGCAATTCAACCCATGACTAGCATGCAAGGCTCAGTAGAATCAGAGTACAGTGGAGAATTTCCTCACCGAGCAGATCATGCTACTGGGTCAGTGAATGCTGTTGTACCCTTGAGCATTCCCTTGCAACCATGTCCATACCCTCCTGGAAAAGGATTGCAGCTTATTGAGAATCTTTCTTCCCACCCTGAACCATCTACAGCCAAGGGTTTTACTATAGTTACTGAAGATAGGACATTTGATCGGGGTTCAATTAGTGTTTCCGATGTTTATTCTCAAGG ACTACACAAGAGACTTGCCCACTCACTGCAGACTTCTGGAGTAGATATATCACATGCCAACATCTCAGTTCAACTTGATGTTGGCAAACAAGTACGTAGGTGCTCGAATTCTGTTGCACCATCTACAGAG TGTCTTCGGAATGGGAATAGCTTTGTATTGTTCCTATGA
- the LOC130802168 gene encoding transcription factor BIM2 isoform X2, which yields MVRTVIPPHHQHHEDNDAEDIATDTDTYPHREGKSAEHKPNNYRLKHSETEQRRRSKINERFQILKDLIIPNDQKRDKASLLLEVIEYVQYLQEKLQVYEGSYHQKANHGLVDNYVNHSQAMRNGFLDENTAIQPMTSMQGSVESEYSGEFPHRADHATGSVNAVVPLSIPLQPCPYPPGKGLQLIENLSSHPEPSTAKGFTIVTEDRTFDRGSISVSDVYSQGLHKRLAHSLQTSGVDISHANISVQLDVGKQVRRCSNSVAPSTEMVTIGLQTVSSYQRLWS from the exons ATGGTGAGAACTGTAATACCTCCTCATCACCAGCATCACGAAGATAATGACGCCGAAGATATTGCTACTGATACCGACACTTATCCTCACCGAG AAGGCAAAAGCGCGGAGCATAAACCTAATAATTATAGGTTAAAACATTCCGAGACTGAACAGCGTCGGAGGAGTAAAATCAATGAAAG GTTCCAAATATTGAAAGATCTGATTATCCCTAATGATCAAAAGAGAGATAAAGCTTCACTCTTGCTAGAG GTTATAGAGTACGTTCAATATCTACAAGAGAAGTTACAAGTGTATGAAGGGTCCTATCATCAA AAAGCCAATCATGGGCTAGTGGACAACTATGTTAATCATTCACAGGCCATGAGAAATGGCTTTTTGGACGAGAATACTGCAATTCAACCCATGACTAGCATGCAAGGCTCAGTAGAATCAGAGTACAGTGGAGAATTTCCTCACCGAGCAGATCATGCTACTGGGTCAGTGAATGCTGTTGTACCCTTGAGCATTCCCTTGCAACCATGTCCATACCCTCCTGGAAAAGGATTGCAGCTTATTGAGAATCTTTCTTCCCACCCTGAACCATCTACAGCCAAGGGTTTTACTATAGTTACTGAAGATAGGACATTTGATCGGGGTTCAATTAGTGTTTCCGATGTTTATTCTCAAGG ACTACACAAGAGACTTGCCCACTCACTGCAGACTTCTGGAGTAGATATATCACATGCCAACATCTCAGTTCAACTTGATGTTGGCAAACAAGTACGTAGGTGCTCGAATTCTGTTGCACCATCTACAGAG ATGGTGACAATCGGACTTCAAACTGTTAGCTCATATCAAAGGCTATGGAGCTAA
- the LOC130802168 gene encoding transcription factor BIM2 isoform X1 gives MVRTVIPPHHQHHEDNDAEDIATDTDTYPHREGKSAEHKPNNYRLKHSETEQRRRSKINERFQILKDLIIPNDQKRDKASLLLEVIEYVQYLQEKLQVYEGSYHQKANHGLVDNYVNHSQAMRNGFLDENTAIQPMTSMQGSVESEYSGEFPHRADHATGSVNAVVPLSIPLQPCPYPPGKGLQLIENLSSHPEPSTAKGFTIVTEDRTFDRGSISVSDVYSQGLHKRLAHSLQTSGVDISHANISVQLDVGKQVRRCSNSVAPSTELISKAMELSAKEPVQPAKRLHTGES, from the exons ATGGTGAGAACTGTAATACCTCCTCATCACCAGCATCACGAAGATAATGACGCCGAAGATATTGCTACTGATACCGACACTTATCCTCACCGAG AAGGCAAAAGCGCGGAGCATAAACCTAATAATTATAGGTTAAAACATTCCGAGACTGAACAGCGTCGGAGGAGTAAAATCAATGAAAG GTTCCAAATATTGAAAGATCTGATTATCCCTAATGATCAAAAGAGAGATAAAGCTTCACTCTTGCTAGAG GTTATAGAGTACGTTCAATATCTACAAGAGAAGTTACAAGTGTATGAAGGGTCCTATCATCAA AAAGCCAATCATGGGCTAGTGGACAACTATGTTAATCATTCACAGGCCATGAGAAATGGCTTTTTGGACGAGAATACTGCAATTCAACCCATGACTAGCATGCAAGGCTCAGTAGAATCAGAGTACAGTGGAGAATTTCCTCACCGAGCAGATCATGCTACTGGGTCAGTGAATGCTGTTGTACCCTTGAGCATTCCCTTGCAACCATGTCCATACCCTCCTGGAAAAGGATTGCAGCTTATTGAGAATCTTTCTTCCCACCCTGAACCATCTACAGCCAAGGGTTTTACTATAGTTACTGAAGATAGGACATTTGATCGGGGTTCAATTAGTGTTTCCGATGTTTATTCTCAAGG ACTACACAAGAGACTTGCCCACTCACTGCAGACTTCTGGAGTAGATATATCACATGCCAACATCTCAGTTCAACTTGATGTTGGCAAACAAGTACGTAGGTGCTCGAATTCTGTTGCACCATCTACAGAG CTCATATCAAAGGCTATGGAGCTAAGTGCTAAGGAGCCTGTTCAGCCTGCCAAGCGACTCCACACAGGAGAAAGCTAg